GGCGCCGAGGCCCCCCTGCTCCAGTCCCAGCTGGAGCGGCTGGTGCGCCAGCTCACCGTGCTCCACACCGCCGCCACCCGCCGCCTGGAGGCCCTCCCCACGGCTTCGTCCCAGGCCCAGCCTTCCACGATTAACGGGCCTTAACAGAACAGGCTGAATAGATTGCGGGACTCCTCCTTGGTGTCTGGAGCCCCCATGTCCTCCTGGCTGTCCCGAGTCCCCCTGCAGGGCCTGCTGCTGGCCGCCTCCACCCTCCTGCCCCCTGTCGCGAGCGCGGCGAACGAGACCGTGCGGGTGTGGCTGACGACGACGTCCGGCAGCGCGCTGGCGAAGAAGCTCAACGCGGAGGCGAACAAGGCGTTCGGTCCGGAGACGGGCAGCGCCACGGCCATCGACGTGAACGAAGGCGTGACGTACCAGACCCTCGACGGGTTTGGCGGCGCGCTCACGGATTCGTCCGCGTGGCTCATCTTCAACTCGCCGCAGCGCACGGCCATCATGAACGACCTGTTCAGCGTGAGCGCGGGCGCGGGCCAGAGCGCCATCCGCCTGCCCATGGGCGCGTCCGACTTCTCGCGCAACAACTACACCTACGACGACACCTGCTGCGACCTGAACGACTTCTCCGTGGGTCACGACACGGCGTACATCCTGCCGCTCTTGAAGCAGGCGCGCGCCATCAACCCGGAGGTGAAGGTGTTCGCGGTGCCGTGGAGCGCGCCCGCGTGGATGAAGTTCAACAACTCGCTCACCGGCGGCGGCTACCTGCGCAATGACCTGTACGGCACCTATGCGAACTACTTCGTGCGCTTCGTGCAGGCCTACCAGGCGAACGGCGTGCCCATCCACGCGCTGAGCCTCCAGAACGAGCCGCACAACGCCAACGGCGGCTACGCGACGATGCAGATGGAGTCCAACGACCAATCCGTCTTCGCCGCCCAGTATCTGCGCCCCGCGCTCAACGCCGCGGGCTTCAACGGCGTGAAGGTGCTGGCGTGGGACCACAACTGGCACGACGGCTCGGGCCCGGCGGGCTATCCGCACGAAGTGATGGCCTACAACGGCGGGCAGGCGCAGAACGCCGTCGCGGGCGTGGCCTACCACTGCTACGAGAGCCCCGAGGGCAGCTACAGCGTCCAGTCCGCGTTCCATGACGCCTACCCCGCCAAGGAGGTGCACTTCACCGAGTGCACCGGCGGATTCTGGGCCACCAACGCCGCGGCGAACCTGGAGTGGGCGCTGCAGAACAACCTCTTCGGGCCGCTGCGCCACTGGTCGCGCACGTCCTTCTACTGGAACCTGGCCCTGGACCCGAACCACGGGCCGCGCGTGGGCGGCTGCGCGGACTGCCGGGGCATGTTCACCGTGGACAACGCCAACGGCACGTACACGCGCAACGAGGAGTACTACGCGTGGGCGCACCTGGCGAAGGTGGTGCGGCCGGGCGCGGTGCGCGTGGGCGCCACGTCGCTGGGCAACAACAACGTCGAGACGCTCGCCTTCCGCAACCCGGACGGCTCGCGTGCGCTCATCGCGCTGAACTCGAATGACGGCGCCACGCTGTCCTTCAAGGTCCGCTGGAACGGCCAGGCCTTCGAGTACACGCTGCCGCCGCGCTCGGTGGCGTCCTTCCAGTGGGGCGGGACGTCCGGCCCGCAGGGGCCGTGGTACCGGCTGGTCAACAAGGCCACCGGAAAGTGCGTGGACATCGTGGGCCCGTCCGCGGCGGACGGCACCGGGCTGCACCAGTGGGCGTGCCACACGGGCGCAAGCCAGCAGTGGTCCCTGGTGGCCACGGACAGCGGCTACTCGCGGCTGGTGTCGCGCCACAGCGGCAAGGCGGTGGACGTGGCGGACGCAAGCCAGGCGGACGGCGCGCGCGTGCAGCAGTGGTCCTGGGCGGGCGGCGCCAACCAGCAGTTCAAGCCGGTGGCCACCACCGGCGGCTACACCCGCTTCGAGGCCCGCCACAGCGGCAAGGTGCTGGACGTGAGCAACTGCTGGAGCAGCGGCGACGGGGCCGCTGTCCAGCAATGGGTCTGGTCCAACAACGACTGCCAGCAGTTCCGCCTGGAAGCCATGCCCTGATCAGGGCACCGTCGCCAGGAAGCCCTCGAGCAGCGTGTTCACCTGCTCGGGGGCGTCCAGCTGCACCCAGTGCCCCGTGCCCGTCACCAGCTTCGACGGAAGGCTCGGGACGAGCACGTGGTACGCGCCGGGGGTCTGGTTGAGCGGCGTGATGACGGACAGGGACGGTCCCGGGTAGCGCTTCAGCGCGGTGACGGGATCGAACTTGAGCAGCGAGCCCATGGCAGCCTTCACCGCCGCGCGCTGCGTGCGCCGCAGCTGTCCCAGCACCTGCTCACGCACCTGGGGCGTGGACGGCTCCAGCAGCGTGCCCCAGTACTGCTCGATGACCTGCGCCCAGCCGTCGGTGTCGAGCGCGGCCATCATCCCCTCGGCCGCCTCCTTCGGAACCTCGCGGCCGTCGGATGCCGGATCCAACAGGAAGAGCCCCGCCACGCGCTCCGGGTGCGCCGCCGCGTACGCCACGCACACCGCGCCGCCCAGGCTGTGCCCCACCAGCACCACGCGGGACAGCCCCAGCCCGTCCACCACCGTGGCCACGTCCTGGGAGAAGTCCTCCACCGTGAAGTCCGCGTTCAACGTGAGCGTGGACCGGCCGTGCCCCCGCAGGTCCAGCGCGACCGCACGGCGCTGCTTGCGCACCTGCTGGAGCTGCGCCGCCCACTGCCGCGTGTCGCCACAGGCCGAGTGCACGAACACCACCGGTGTGCCCGGCCCCGTCCCGCCATCGTCCACGAACAGCTCACCCGCCGTGCCCTTCATGTCCCCGTGCCTTTCCGGGCCGGAAATCCGGCCACGCGTCGATGCCTGGAATCCTGCGTCCGTCGGCCCGCCTGGGGAAAGGCTGACGGCTCCAGCGCCGGATCCGTCCGGCGGGCAACACCCGGCAGGGCACCCGGCGCACTCCCGCCGATCTTTTTTGATGCGGATGGTTCCATTCGCCGCCCTCGCCCCCACTGTTCGCGCTGCACCGCCCGTGAACTCCTCCGACGCCAAGAACGCCCACGCAGGCCGCACCCCCATCACGGTCCTCAACGTCAACGACGACCCGGCGACGCTGTACCTGCTCAGCCTCACGCTGAAGCAGGGCGGCTACCAGGTGCTCGAGGCCACGGGAGGGCGCGAGGCGCTCCGGCTCGCCCAGGGGCGGCCCGACCTGGTGCTGCTGGACGTGCACATGCCGGACATCGACGGCTATGAGGTGTGCCGCCGCCTGCGCGCGGACGAGGCCACGCACGACCTGCTCATCGCCCACCTGTCGTCCGTGTCCGTCCAGCGCGAGGACCGCGTGCGGGGCCTGGCCCAGGGCGCGGACGCGTACTGGACGCGGCCCCTGGCGGAGGACGAGCTGCTCGCGAACATCGAGGCGCTCTTGCGCCTGCAGACCCGCGCCCGGGACGCCGTGCGCGCGCGCGACCGGTTCCTCAGCATCGCCGCGCATGAGCTGAAGACGCCCCTCACCGTGCTGCGCCTCAACCTGGAGCGCGCGGTGGAGATGGTGGTCCACGACGCGGATGCGGACGGCGCCATGGGCAAGCGCCTCACGCCCGCGGTGCGCCACCTCACGCGGCTGCAGAACCTGGTGGACAACCTGCTGGACGTGTCCCGCCTGTCCACGCAGGGCATGGCGCTCCAGGTGGAGACGGTGGACTTCTCCCAGGTGGTGCGCGAACAGGTGGAGCGCTTCCAGGCTCCGGCCCGCAGCGCGAACGTGGAGCTGACCGCGGAGCTGCCGGACGCACCCGTCCTCCTCTTCGGGGACCGGCGCCTGCTGGAGCAGGCCGTGGGCCACCTGCTGTCCAACGCCATCAAGTTCGGCGAGGACCGGCCCGCGAAGGCGCGCCTGTCCACGCACGAAGGCCACGCGGTGCTCGCCGTGGAGGACCAGGGCGTGGGCATCGCGCCGGAGGAGCACGCGCGCATCTTCCGCCGCTTCGAGCGCGTGGCTTCCGGAGGCCGCTTCGACGGTCTGGGCCTGGGGCTCTACCTGGCCCAGGAGATCGCCGCCGCGCACGACGGCACGTTGAGCGTGAAGAGCGCCCTGGGCCAGGGCGCGTGTTTCGAGTTGAGGCTGCCCCTGCATCGCACCCAGCGGTACTGACGCATCCCAAGGGAGAACGATTCGTGTCGAACACCGAAGACGCGGACGGCAGCACCCCGTCCAGCGAAGGCAAGAGCCCGGCGAAGCGCCTCGTCACCAATGTGCCCCGGCTGGACTTCATCACCAAGGGCGGCCTCATCCAGGGCTCGTCCTACGCCATCATCGGCCCCCCGGGCTCCGGCAAGACGGTGCTGGCCAACCAGATTGCCTTCCAGCACGTGAAGAACGGCGGCAAGGCGCTCTACGTGACGCTGCTGTCGGAGTCGCACGGGCGCATGCTGGAGAACCTGTCGCAGATGACGTTCTTCGACGCCGACGTCATCCCGGACCGGCTCCAGTACCTCAGCGGCTACCGCGACCTGGAGCGCGACGGGCTCAAGGGCCTCCTGGAGCTGTTGCGCAAGAACGCCCAGGCGCACGGCACCACGCTGCTCATCATCGACGGCATGGACGCGGCGAAGGAGTTCGCCCGCTCGGACCTCTCCTTCAAGCGCTTCCTCCAGGACCTGCAGACCTTCAGCAGCATCCTGGGCTGCACCACGCTGCTGCTCGCCCCGCACCATGAGGGGGAGATCCACCCGGAGAACACCGCGGTGGACGGCATCTTCGAACTGTCCCTCTGGCTGCACGGTCCCCGCGCGGTGCGCGAGCTCATCGCCATCAAGTTCCGCGGCGGGCCGTCCCTCCTGGGCCGCCACGAGGTGGAGATCAGCAACCAGGGCATGGTCATCCACCCGCGCACGGAGGTGCAGTTCGCGCACCCCGCCGCGGAGGGGCGCGAGGACCGCATCCGGATGCCCTTCGGAATCCCCCGTCTGGACGACGCGCTCCGGGGCGGCGTGCTGTCCGGCTCCACCACGCTGCTGTTGGGCGCGCCCGGCACGGGAAAGACGCTCCTGGGGTTGCACTTCCTCCTCGAGGGCGCGCGCGCGGGCCAGCCGGGCGTCTACTTCGGCTTCTTCGAGACGCCCCCCCGCCTCATCGAGAAGGCGGAGGGCACCGGCATGGGGGACCTCAAGAAGTACGTGGACGAGGGCCTCATTGAAATCCAGTGGCAGCCGCCGCTGGAGCACAACCTGGACTCGCTGGCGGAGAAGCTCCTGGAGCGCATCGAGGAGCGCAAGGTGGACCGCCTGCGCCTCTTCATCGACGGCGTGTCCGGCTTCCGCTCCGCGGCCGTGTACCCGGACCGCATGGGGCGCTTCTTCTCCGCGCTCACGCACCAGCTGCGGATGATGGACGTCACCACGCTGTACTCGGATGAGACGCCCCTGTTCAGCCCCGGCGTGGACATGCCCCAGCCGGAGGCCGCTTCCACCGTGGAGAACGTCATCCTGGTGCGCTACGTGGAGCTGCGCTCGCAGCTCTACCGGCTGCTCTCCATCATGAAGATGCGCGAGAGCGCCTATGACAGCGGCATCCGCGAGTTCTCCATCAGCGAACAGGGCATCCAGGTCGCGGGCACCTTCGAGAGCGCGGAGAGCATCCTCACCGGCCACGCGCGCCTGTCCGGCGGCGAGAGCTCCCGCCCCGACCGCGTGAAGGCCCCCCTGGGCGCGAAGAAGAAGCAGGGCCGCAAGGCACCCGCGAAGAAGAAGCCGGGCTCGAAGAAGGCTCCGGCGGGCGCGTCCCGGCGGAGGCGTTCATGAAGACCGTGCTCGTCGTGGACGATGAGCTGGACATCGCCGAAGCCATCCAGGCCATCCTGGAAGAGGAACAGCTGCGCGTCGTCGTCTGCGGCAACGGCCGCGAGGCGCTGGCCAAACTCAAGGAGGAGAAGCCCGACCTGGCCATCATCGACGTGATGATGCCGGTGATGAACGGCTACGAGACCATCGACGCCATCCGCAAGGACGCAAGCCTCCGCTTCCCCATCCTCGTCATGAGCGCCATCCAGCCGCCCAAGGCCAAGATGGAGGAGCAGCAGTGGTCCGGCTTCCTCAAGAAGCCGTTCTCCCTGCGAGACCTGGTGGACGCCGTGGAGCGGCTGACGTCGTCGTAGGTTCCGCTCTCACTTTTTCAGCGCAAAGCATCCGCGGCGGGCAGGCAGCCGGCGCGGGTGCTTCCGGTTGAAATCGAAATATCGCGCGCGCACAGTGGGTCCACCTGACGCGACGCATCCATGCCTACTGAAGTCGAGCCGACACCCTCCCGCGAGCCGGGCCTCTTCCGCCTGACCTGGCCCATCTTCTTCGAAATCTTCCTCTTCATGCTGATGGGCACGGCGGACACGCTGATGCTCAGCGGTGTGTCGGACGCCGCCGTCTCCGCGGTGGGTGTCGTCAATCAGTACGTCTTCATCTGCATCCTGGTGATGGAGGTGGTGAGCCACGGCGCGTCCATCGTCGTGTCCCAGTACCTGGGCGCGAAGCGCGGCACGGAGGCGGCGCGCATCGCGGCGCAGGCCATCACGATGAACTTCCTCCTGGGGCTCGCGGTGAGCGGCGGGCTGCTGCTGTCCGCGGACTTCATCCTGGGGCGGATGAACCTGGAGCCCCAGACGCTGGCGTACGCGAGCACCTACTGGCACATCGCGGGCGGCTTCCTTTTCCTCCAGGCGCTCATCAACGTCTTCTCCAGCCTCATCCGCACGTACGGCTTCACGCGGCAGTCCATGTACGTGGCCATGGGCATGAACGTGGTGCACGTGGTGGGCAACTGGGTGCTCATCTTCGGCCACTTCGGCATGCCGGCGCACGGCGTGGCGGGCGCGGCCATGTCCACCGTCTTCAGCCGCGCGATGGCGGTGGGCGTCTTCGCGTGGATGCTCTGGCGGGTGATGGACGTGAAGATGCGGCCCGCGCACTTCGTGGCGCTGACGCGCGAGTACGTGCGGAAGATCCTCCGCGTGGGCGTGCCGTCCGCGGTGGAGCAGATGACGTACCACGCGTGCCAGACGGTGTTCCTGTACTACGTGACGTACCTGGGCCCGGTGGCGCTGGCGTCGCGGCAGTACGCCAACGCCATGTCCCAGTACGTGTTCCTGTGCAGCCTGGCCATCGGCATGGGCACGTCCATCATCGTGGGCCGGCTGGTGGGCGCGCAGCGCTCGCAGGACGCGTACGCGCGCGTGCTCAAGAGCCTCAAGTGGAGCATCGGCATCACGGTGGCGGTGGACGTGACGGCCATCCTCTTCCGCGAGCCGCTCATCCGCCTCTTCACGCACGACGGCGACATCCTGCGGCTCACCTCGCAGGTGCTCGTCCTGAGCCTGCTGCTGGAGACGGGCCGCTCGTTCAACCTGGTGCTGGTGAACGCGCTGCGCGCCGCGGGCGACGCCACCTTCCCGGTCATCATGGCGATGATCTCCATGGTCTGTATGAGCCTGCCCCTGGGCTACTTCCTGGTGTTCCACCTGCACCTGGGGCTCGCGGGCGTGTGGCTCGCCGTGGCCGCGGACGAGTGGACGCGCGGCCTGGCCATGTGGATGCGCTGGCGAAGCCGCGCGTGGGAGCGCCAGTCGCTCGTGTCCCCGGCGGAGGCGCCGGTGGTGATGGCGCACTGAAGAGGGCTTGAAAGCGCGCCCGCCCTGCACGCCTGCACGGGGCGGCCAGGCGCGCTCCATCCCCGGCCCCTTCCGCTGGACGCGCCGCATCCCACTTTTGGTGGGCTGCGTTCCAGGCCAAACCGGGAGGTGCCCATGCTCGCCGTCGTCTACAAAGAGAACAGCCAGGTGAAGGTGGAGGAGGTCGAGGATCCGAAGCTGGAGTCTCCCACCGACTGCGTCATCCGCGTCACCTCCGCCGGCATCTGTGGAAGTGACCTGCACATGTACGAGGGCCGCACCGCGTCCAAGGCCGGACAGGTGTTCGGCCACGAGAACATGGGCGTCGTGGAGCAGGTAGGCCCCGGCGTCAGGAGCATCAAGAAGGGCGACCGCGTGGTGCTGCCCTTCAACATCGCCTGCGGCACCTGCTTCGACTGCGTGCGCGGCCGCACCGAGGCGTGCCTCGTCGCCAATCCGGAAGCGCCGCACGCGGGCTACGGCTACGCGGGCATGGGCCCGTACCGCGGTGGACAGGCGGAGCTGCTCCGGGTGCCCTGGGCGGACTACAACTGCCTGAAGATTCCCGGGCAGCCGGGCGACGAGTTGGAGGACGACTTCCTCCTCTTGTCGGACGTGTTCCCGACCGCGTACCACGGCACCGAGCTTGCGAACGTGCGGCCGGGCGCCACCGTGGCCGTCTTCGGCGCGGGGCCGGTGGGCCTGCTCGCCGGCTACTGCGCGCTCTTGCGCGGCGCTTCGGAGGTCTACGTGGTGGACAGCGTCCCGGAGCGCCTGGCCAAGGTGAAGGAGATGGGCGCCATCCCCATCGACTTCACGAAGGGCGACCCGGTGAAGCAGATCATCGACCTGCGCCGCGGCAACCCGCTCATCATGGGCGCGCTGCGCGCCGGTGAGGAGAAGGCCATGGGCGTGATGTGCGGCATCGACGCCGTGGGCTACCAGTCGCGCGACATCAAAGGCGCGGACGCGCACGGCGGCCGGGAGAAGCCCACCCAGGTGCTGGAGCAGCTGGTGGAGCTGGTGAACCCCACGGGCTCCATTGGCGTCATTGGCGTCTACATGGCCCCGGACCCCGGCGCGCCGGACGAGAACGCGAAGCAGGGCATCTACCCGCTGCCGTGGGCCAAGGTGTTCGACAAGGGCATCACCGTGGGCACCGGCCAGACGCCGGTGAAGCGCTACAACCACTTCCTGAGGGACCTCATCATCGCGGGCCGCGCCAGGCCGAGCATGATCGTCAGCCACCGCCTGCCGCTGCAGGACGCGCCGGACGCATACAAGAAGTTCGACGCACGCAAGGACGGCTACACCAAGGTCATCCTCAAGCCCCAGCTGAGCCCCAAGGCCCGCGCTTAGGTGACCCTGTCCGCGGGTCCCAGGGTGTGCACACCCTGGGACTTCAGCGGTATAAGGTTCGACGGTGGACGCACTGGACAAACCCTCGACCGTGCTGGTGGTCGAGAGCTACGACGACCTGCGCGAGGCCCTGGCGGCCCTCCTCGTGGTGGAGGGCTACACGGTGCTGTCCGTGCCCTCGTCCACGCAGGCGCTGGACGTGCTGTCCCGGATCCCCGACATGCCCTCGCTGGTGCTGCTCAGCCTGATGCTGCGCAACCCGGAGGACCAGCGCTTCCTCACCCGGCTGCGGAACCTGGGCCTGACGACGCGGCTGCCGGTGCTGGCGCTCACCGCGGACCCGGACCTCCAGGCGGCCCCGCCCGGGACGGTGTGCCTCCTGGGCAAGCCGGTGCGCACGGAGGTGCTCCTGGCCGCCGTGGACCGCTACCGGACCCGGCACTGAAGGCCGGCGTTGGGCGCCGATGTAGGCATGAAAACGCGGCAACTCCGGGCGGCAAGGGTCGATAATCCATCAACGTCCACCGTCTCGGTGGTTCGAGGGGGAAGACCCGACATGTCCAGAATCGGTGAGTCGATTGGCGGCGCCATCGCGGCGCGAGTGCAGCAGGCGTTGACCCCGCAGGTCCGCCCCACCCCGCCGCCCCCGGCCCCGCCGGTCGCGCGGCGTCCTTCTGACACCTTCGAGTCCGCCCCGGCCGCCCGTCGCGGAGGCCCCGCGCTGGGGACGCCCGCGCCCGCGGCCACGCCCACCCCGGTGGGCACGTCCGGCACGGCGGTGCAGACGAACGGCGCCACGGTGGCGGACTACCAGGTGGGTCCTCCCCGGCGTCCGGACATCCACCACGACAACGGCTTCCTGCAGAACCCCAACGATCCCAACGACCCGAACCCCATCCCCACGGAGAGCCCGGGCCTGGGTGACTACGCGGCGCGGGCCGAGTGGGAGCTGAAGCTCAACGCCGCGCGCGCCATCCAGGGCGTGCCGGGCGTGCCGCACAACGACATCCCGGACGGCCTGGACACGTACGACCACTTCCTGCACGGCAACGGGGCGGACCGGCACTTCGACTACGAGCGCTTCGTCAGCACGGACCCCGCCGGCCGGGCGGTGCTCACCAACTCCACGCGCGACACGCAGCAGGCGGCGGAGGCGACCTACAACCAGATGATCGCCCGGGACCCGTCGCTCGCGGGCAAGCCGGTGACGTTCCAGATCACCGGCTCGCAGATTGGCGTGGGCTCCAGCGAGCAGTTCCCCTACCCGGAGACGGAGAACTGGCAGAAGGCGATTGGCGGCCACTCCATCTGGAACAGCGCGACCGTGACGGTCTACCCGCCGGAGACGCCGGGCGGAAAGCCCCGCTTCGAGATGGACATGACGCTCCACGCGGAGGACCGCTACAACTTCAACCCGGGCCAGCAGGACATCAACACCGGCACGCCGGACGCGGACAACGGCCGGCTGGAGCGCACGGGCCTGGGGCACCAGTACACCAACTACGGCACGCTCCAGCGGCACGTGACGTGGGACCAGGGGAGCCCCGAGAATGCGACGTCGCGTCCCATCGGTGGCCGTTAGGCGCACGCTGGCTACCACCCTGCTCGCGGGGTGTGTTTCGCTGGCCTGCGACAAGCCCTCAGGGGGGAGTGCATCCATGACGACACAGACGGCCGCGCCTGCGGCGAAGACGGGAACGGACCTGGAGACGCTGGAGAAGACCGTGACGCTGCCGCGCCGCCCCCAGGCGGTGCAGTGGCGCACGTCTCCGCGTGGCATCCCCGGCGGGCTTGGCCCCACGGACACGCAGTTCCTCGCGGTGCTGGAGTACCCGGCGGCGGAGGCCCAGGCGCTCCAGGCCCAGCTGAAGCCCACGCGGCTGACGGTGAAGCTGGAGGACGGCGGGTGGCTGCCGGAGGCCACCCGGGAGGCCCTGAAGGGCGCCACCGCCTACGACGCGGCGCCCTTCTTCAAGGGCTCGCTGCGCCAGGGCACCGTGTTCCAGCTGCCCCAGTCGAGCACCTTCGTGCTGGTGCTCTTCAGCAGCTAGAGCCCGCGCGGAAGAAACAGGGCCCGGCCGCGAACACTCGCGCCCGGGCCCTTCGCTTTTTCAGAGGCTACGTCATGCCTTCGGGCCGGGACTTCTTCTGGGGCGTGGCACCCGTGTGGCGGACGTTGCCGCGCGAGCCGGGCTTGTCCCCCGAGCGGCTGTCCGAGCTGTTGATGATGGCGCTCGCGAGCAGGAAGGCGTTGAGGCGCAGCTGCATGAAGTTGTGCTCCACCTTCGGCGGCTGCTGCATGCGCAGGGTGCGGTCCTCCCCCTGCTGGTGCTTCGGCCACTCCGTCGCGGACGCGGGCACCCCCGTGCGGGCGAACTGGAGCATCCAGCCGCTCACCTGGCGCGAGTACGCGCGGTCCTCGTCGGTGACGACGTCCTGGGTGGGCGGGCAGCGCGCCACCGTGTCCAGGAAGTACGGCACGTCCGAGCCGTGCGGGACGCCGTCGGGGTACTCCGGGCGCAGCTCCGCGGCGGTGTACTCGAAGTAGAAGCGCCACGCGTCGGAGACCTTGGTGTGCAGGTCCGCGACCTGCCGGGGGATGAGCGTGAAGACGATGTCGCGGCACACCTGCCGCGCCAGCTCCTCGTCCGGTGACACGCCCGGGTAGAGCAGGCCAATGGGCACGTTGTTGTCCCGGAGCGCCTGGAGGATCTCCATGGGGTCGCGGCCCATGGCGGTCATCACGCTCACGTCATCGCTGGTGCTGCCCAGGATGAGCGGCACGCGCGCCTGCTGCTGCGCCTTGAAGGTGGACAGGATGGACTGGGGCAGCACCGTGTCGCCACACACGGCCACGGGCGCCAGCGAGTGGTCCGGTGACTGCTGCCAGAAGGACTCCGCGGACAGCTGGCGCATGCGCTCCGGGGTCGCTTCCGCGTCCGGCACGCCCATGTCACGCATCAGCGCCTGCCCCTTGAGCATCGCCTTCTCCAGCGGCATCTCGTCCAGGCCGTACACGCTCATCGCGACGCCCCGGTGGAACAGCGGCTTCGCGGCCTCCATGCAGAAGAGGGACAGCACGCTCTTGGCGCCCGCGGACTGGCCGATGATCGTGACGTTGCCCGCGTCCCCGCCGAACTTCGCGATGTTTCGGTTCACCCACTGGAGCGCGGCGACCTGGTCCAGCAGGCCGAAGTTGGCCGCGCCGCCGCCCGGCTCCTTCTGGAGCGCCGGGTGGGCCAGGAAGCCCAGGTGGCCCAGGCGGTAGTTGAGCGTGACGAGGATGGCGTCCCGCGACGCCAGGGGCACGCCGTCGTACGGGGGCAGGCCGCTGGCGCCAATCACATACGCGCCGCCGTGGATCCACACGATGACGGGCAGCTTCGCCTGGGGGTCCACGCGAGGCGTCCAGACATTGAGGTAGAGACAATCCTCGCCCATCGGGTACGGGTCGCCGCCACCGCCCGCGATGCAGCCGTCGCGAGACTGGAGCGAGGATTTACCGAACGTGGACGCCTGCCGGATGTGCTTCCAGGGCACGACCGGGGCGGGAGGACGCCACCGCAGCGCGCCCACGGGAGGCTGGGCGTAGGGAATGCCCTTGAAGGCATACACCCCTTCCTCGACGACGCCTTGGAGCTGTCCTTCGACCGTGCTGACGACGGGAGCCGACTGCTGGACCATGTTTGGAACCCCCCACGAGACCCGGCGCCAGGGCCGGGCCGGTGCGAAGTAGAGGTTTCGTCCATGCAAGTCAATGCGTTGGATTTCAAAGACAATCACCCGTCCGCCAGCCGACGCGCCCCCCGACTCCAGAGCATCAGGGCAATGCCCTAACGGCTTCCCGTATCCTGCATGTTGTCCGAGCGCCGACACCCAGCCAGACGCCCATCGCTGATTCGCCAAGGCTTTCAATCGTCTTCCCGGTCCCACCGGACGGAGGCCCCGTTGCGTCCGCGGTGCGGGAGGAAGCGCCGTGGCTCACGGACCGGGTGGGCGTATGCGCGCGGCCAGGTGGTGCGACTCGCGGACGCCTTCACTTCAGCGCACGTCGATCGCGACAGCCCGCGATGGCCCGAGTGGAGTGGACGCTGCGACGCCGCGGTGCTCCTGGCGCCAGCGCAGCTCGACTCCTGCACTCCCGGGTTCGAGCGCGGGTTCCTGACCGAACATCGGGTCGGAGCCCTCGGCCCTACGCCTGGACGCGCGGCACCGGCGCTCTCCGAGTAGCTGTCCGGGTGGCTGAGCGGCCCTCAAGGCTCGCCCCTGTGCTGAAAGCACGCATGGGACCCAGGTCCAGGCAGTCCGGTTCTTCACTCCGCGCACGGTCGCGGGCGGCGCCGTGCCGGGCCCTCGCTGGCCCGGCCCCCTCCAGGGTGCGTGCGCCACCGGGGCGTGCCTCATGGCGCGCCCAGAGGAGCGCTGAACCCTCAGGGTAGGGTCCGGCGACAGAACCAGCGACGCGGCGAGCCCGAGAACAATTTCATGTTTTACTATTCTATCTGGTCCCCTCCGTCTGTGTTGTGAACAGCGCGTGAAACGCAGCGGCTGGAGGCACGGCGGGGAGGCATGAGGGACCCATTTTACTTTTGACCCCCTGGCGCTGGAGCATGTGTCTCGAATGTGTCGCTCCCGCGTCTTCGCTCTCGACTTACAGCCCCGGCTCACGCTCTTCCGCGGCCCCCGGAAGACCTCCTCCTCGCGGCTCGCCGCGGTGGCGTCAGCACTGCTGATGCTCCTCGCGTTCGTGCCCGCGGCGCGAGCGGAGGCCGCTGGGGCGAC
This DNA window, taken from Corallococcus coralloides DSM 2259, encodes the following:
- a CDS encoding ATPase domain-containing protein, translated to MSNTEDADGSTPSSEGKSPAKRLVTNVPRLDFITKGGLIQGSSYAIIGPPGSGKTVLANQIAFQHVKNGGKALYVTLLSESHGRMLENLSQMTFFDADVIPDRLQYLSGYRDLERDGLKGLLELLRKNAQAHGTTLLIIDGMDAAKEFARSDLSFKRFLQDLQTFSSILGCTTLLLAPHHEGEIHPENTAVDGIFELSLWLHGPRAVRELIAIKFRGGPSLLGRHEVEISNQGMVIHPRTEVQFAHPAAEGREDRIRMPFGIPRLDDALRGGVLSGSTTLLLGAPGTGKTLLGLHFLLEGARAGQPGVYFGFFETPPRLIEKAEGTGMGDLKKYVDEGLIEIQWQPPLEHNLDSLAEKLLERIEERKVDRLRLFIDGVSGFRSAAVYPDRMGRFFSALTHQLRMMDVTTLYSDETPLFSPGVDMPQPEAASTVENVILVRYVELRSQLYRLLSIMKMRESAYDSGIREFSISEQGIQVAGTFESAESILTGHARLSGGESSRPDRVKAPLGAKKKQGRKAPAKKKPGSKKAPAGASRRRRS
- a CDS encoding response regulator transcription factor, which gives rise to MKTVLVVDDELDIAEAIQAILEEEQLRVVVCGNGREALAKLKEEKPDLAIIDVMMPVMNGYETIDAIRKDASLRFPILVMSAIQPPKAKMEEQQWSGFLKKPFSLRDLVDAVERLTSS
- a CDS encoding hybrid sensor histidine kinase/response regulator, whose product is MNSSDAKNAHAGRTPITVLNVNDDPATLYLLSLTLKQGGYQVLEATGGREALRLAQGRPDLVLLDVHMPDIDGYEVCRRLRADEATHDLLIAHLSSVSVQREDRVRGLAQGADAYWTRPLAEDELLANIEALLRLQTRARDAVRARDRFLSIAAHELKTPLTVLRLNLERAVEMVVHDADADGAMGKRLTPAVRHLTRLQNLVDNLLDVSRLSTQGMALQVETVDFSQVVREQVERFQAPARSANVELTAELPDAPVLLFGDRRLLEQAVGHLLSNAIKFGEDRPAKARLSTHEGHAVLAVEDQGVGIAPEEHARIFRRFERVASGGRFDGLGLGLYLAQEIAAAHDGTLSVKSALGQGACFELRLPLHRTQRY
- a CDS encoding RICIN domain-containing protein codes for the protein MSSWLSRVPLQGLLLAASTLLPPVASAANETVRVWLTTTSGSALAKKLNAEANKAFGPETGSATAIDVNEGVTYQTLDGFGGALTDSSAWLIFNSPQRTAIMNDLFSVSAGAGQSAIRLPMGASDFSRNNYTYDDTCCDLNDFSVGHDTAYILPLLKQARAINPEVKVFAVPWSAPAWMKFNNSLTGGGYLRNDLYGTYANYFVRFVQAYQANGVPIHALSLQNEPHNANGGYATMQMESNDQSVFAAQYLRPALNAAGFNGVKVLAWDHNWHDGSGPAGYPHEVMAYNGGQAQNAVAGVAYHCYESPEGSYSVQSAFHDAYPAKEVHFTECTGGFWATNAAANLEWALQNNLFGPLRHWSRTSFYWNLALDPNHGPRVGGCADCRGMFTVDNANGTYTRNEEYYAWAHLAKVVRPGAVRVGATSLGNNNVETLAFRNPDGSRALIALNSNDGATLSFKVRWNGQAFEYTLPPRSVASFQWGGTSGPQGPWYRLVNKATGKCVDIVGPSAADGTGLHQWACHTGASQQWSLVATDSGYSRLVSRHSGKAVDVADASQADGARVQQWSWAGGANQQFKPVATTGGYTRFEARHSGKVLDVSNCWSSGDGAAVQQWVWSNNDCQQFRLEAMP
- a CDS encoding alpha/beta fold hydrolase; this translates as MKGTAGELFVDDGGTGPGTPVVFVHSACGDTRQWAAQLQQVRKQRRAVALDLRGHGRSTLTLNADFTVEDFSQDVATVVDGLGLSRVVLVGHSLGGAVCVAYAAAHPERVAGLFLLDPASDGREVPKEAAEGMMAALDTDGWAQVIEQYWGTLLEPSTPQVREQVLGQLRRTQRAAVKAAMGSLLKFDPVTALKRYPGPSLSVITPLNQTPGAYHVLVPSLPSKLVTGTGHWVQLDAPEQVNTLLEGFLATVP